A genome region from Streptomyces sp. S4.7 includes the following:
- the folK gene encoding 2-amino-4-hydroxy-6-hydroxymethyldihydropteridine diphosphokinase → MNPQSDPTVQPVPASVVAQVDAADVTLSNPKRAVISLGSNLGNRLETLQGAIDALEDTPGLRVKAVSPVYETEPWGVEPGSQPSYFNAIVVVKTTLPPSSLLERAQAVEEAFDRVRVERWGPRTIDVDIVAYADVVSDDPALTLPHPRAHQRAFVLVPWHDVEPEALLAGRGAVSELLAVVEQRGVEPRADLELRLPD, encoded by the coding sequence ATGAATCCCCAGAGCGACCCGACCGTCCAGCCGGTACCGGCCTCGGTGGTGGCCCAGGTCGACGCGGCGGACGTCACCCTGTCCAACCCCAAGCGCGCCGTGATCAGCCTCGGGTCCAATCTCGGCAACCGGCTGGAGACCCTCCAGGGCGCCATCGACGCACTGGAGGACACCCCGGGACTGCGGGTCAAGGCGGTGTCCCCGGTGTACGAGACGGAGCCGTGGGGAGTCGAACCGGGCTCCCAGCCCTCGTACTTCAACGCGATCGTCGTGGTGAAGACGACACTGCCGCCCTCGTCCCTGCTGGAGCGCGCCCAGGCCGTCGAGGAAGCCTTCGACCGCGTCCGGGTGGAGCGCTGGGGACCGCGCACGATCGACGTCGACATCGTGGCGTACGCGGACGTCGTGTCGGACGACCCGGCGCTCACCCTGCCGCACCCGCGCGCCCACCAGCGCGCCTTCGTGCTCGTGCCCTGGCACGACGTGGAGCCCGAGGCGCTGCTCGCCGGGCGGGGTGCGGTCTCCGAACTGCTCGCCGTCGTCGAGCAGCGGGGTGTGGAGCCGCGCGCGGACCTGGAACTCCGCCTGCCCGACTAA
- the folP gene encoding dihydropteroate synthase, whose product MSTLRPRGGRGTVDGLPEWDRCAVMGVVNVTPDSFSDGGRWFDTTAAVKRGLDLVTEGADLVDVGGESTRPGASRVDEDEELRRVVPVVRGLASEGVTVSVDTMRASVAEQAVAAGAALVNDVSGGLADPAMVPAVAAAGVPFVVMHWRGFSQDMNSRAVYTDVVAEVVAELRERMEAVVAGGIAPERLVVDPGLGFAKGAEHDLALLARLADLRALGRPLLVAASRKRFLGRVLAGEGAPPPARERDAATAAVSAIAAHEGAWAVRVHEVRATADAVRVARAVEGAR is encoded by the coding sequence ATGAGTACGTTGCGCCCGCGGGGCGGAAGGGGCACGGTCGACGGCCTGCCGGAGTGGGACCGCTGCGCGGTCATGGGAGTCGTCAACGTGACGCCCGATTCCTTCTCCGACGGCGGGCGCTGGTTCGACACCACCGCCGCCGTCAAGCGCGGCCTCGATCTGGTCACCGAGGGCGCGGACCTGGTGGACGTGGGCGGCGAGTCGACCCGCCCCGGCGCCTCCCGGGTGGACGAGGACGAGGAACTGCGGCGCGTCGTACCCGTCGTACGGGGTCTGGCCTCCGAGGGCGTCACCGTGTCCGTGGACACCATGCGGGCCTCCGTCGCCGAACAGGCGGTGGCCGCCGGCGCCGCCCTGGTCAACGACGTCAGCGGCGGCCTCGCGGACCCGGCCATGGTGCCCGCCGTCGCCGCCGCGGGCGTGCCGTTCGTCGTCATGCACTGGCGCGGCTTCAGCCAGGACATGAACAGCCGCGCCGTCTACACGGACGTCGTCGCCGAGGTGGTGGCCGAACTCCGCGAGCGCATGGAGGCGGTCGTCGCCGGCGGCATCGCCCCCGAGCGTCTGGTCGTCGACCCCGGCCTCGGCTTCGCCAAGGGCGCCGAGCACGATCTCGCCCTGCTGGCCCGTCTGGCGGACCTGCGGGCACTGGGCCGGCCCCTGCTGGTCGCCGCGTCCCGCAAGCGGTTCCTCGGCCGGGTACTGGCCGGCGAGGGCGCCCCGCCGCCCGCGCGCGAACGGGACGCCGCCACCGCCGCGGTCTCCGCCATCGCCGCCCACGAGGGCGCCTGGGCGGTCCGGGTGCACGAGGTACGGGCGACGGCCGACGCCGTCCGCGTGGCGCGCGCCGTCGAGGGCGCCCGGTGA
- a CDS encoding NADH-quinone oxidoreductase subunit D produces MTETTRTTVGIGGAAESTDMVLNIGPQHPSTHGVLRLRLVLDGEVIQHAEPVIGYMHRGAEKLFEARDYRQIVMLANRHDWLSAFSNELGVVMAVERMLGMEVPQRAVWTRTLLAELNRMLNHLMFLGSYPLELGGITPVFHAFREREELQAVMEEISGGRMHFMFNRVGGLKEDLPAGWLDRARHAVSEVRSRMDVYDRLVLGNEIFRGRTRGVGVLSARAVHAYGVSGPIARASGVDFDLRRDEPYLAYGELQDTLRVVTREDGDCLARFECLLGQTHNSLDLADACLDRIADLEPGPINQRLPKVLKAPEGHTYAWTENPLGINGYYLVSKGEKTPYRLKLRSASFNNIQALTELLPGTLVADMVAILGSLFFVVGDIDK; encoded by the coding sequence ATGACGGAGACCACCCGCACGACGGTCGGCATCGGCGGCGCGGCCGAGAGCACGGACATGGTGCTCAACATCGGGCCCCAGCACCCCTCCACACACGGTGTGCTCCGGCTGCGACTGGTACTCGACGGCGAGGTGATCCAGCACGCCGAGCCGGTCATCGGCTATATGCACCGCGGCGCCGAGAAGCTGTTCGAGGCGCGCGACTACCGCCAGATCGTGATGCTCGCCAACCGCCACGACTGGCTGTCGGCGTTCTCCAACGAGCTGGGTGTGGTGATGGCCGTCGAGCGCATGCTCGGTATGGAGGTGCCGCAGCGCGCCGTCTGGACCCGGACCCTGCTCGCCGAGCTGAACCGGATGCTCAACCATCTGATGTTCCTCGGCTCCTACCCCCTCGAACTGGGCGGGATCACCCCGGTGTTCCACGCCTTCCGGGAACGCGAGGAGCTCCAGGCCGTCATGGAGGAGATCTCCGGCGGCCGGATGCACTTCATGTTCAACCGGGTCGGCGGACTCAAGGAGGACCTGCCCGCGGGCTGGCTGGACCGTGCCAGGCACGCGGTCTCCGAGGTCCGTTCGCGGATGGACGTGTACGACAGGCTGGTCCTCGGCAACGAGATCTTCCGGGGCCGCACCCGTGGTGTGGGCGTCCTCTCGGCGCGGGCCGTGCACGCGTACGGGGTCTCGGGACCGATCGCGCGGGCCTCGGGCGTCGACTTCGATCTGCGCCGCGACGAGCCGTATCTCGCCTACGGCGAACTCCAGGACACGCTCAGGGTCGTGACCCGTGAGGACGGCGACTGCCTGGCCCGCTTCGAGTGCCTGCTGGGACAGACCCACAACTCGCTGGACCTCGCGGACGCGTGCCTGGACCGCATCGCCGACCTGGAGCCCGGTCCGATCAACCAGCGGCTGCCCAAGGTCCTCAAGGCGCCGGAGGGACACACGTACGCGTGGACCGAGAACCCGCTCGGCATCAACGGCTACTACCTGGTGTCGAAGGGCGAGAAGACGCCGTACCGGCTGAAGCTGCGCTCGGCGTCCTTCAACAACATCCAGGCCCTCACCGAACTGCTGCCGGGCACCCTGGTGGCCGACATGGTGGCGATCCTCGGCTCGCTCTTCTTCGTCGTGGGCGACATCGACAAGTAG
- a CDS encoding DUF3180 domain-containing protein gives MGQLRIRVLFGIFAVAGVLSWGGTRLWDSLGTLPSVPLAAPIVLAVIAVVLTATALSLRSRLRAQRERRPGAKGVDPMMAARAVVFGHASALVAALVAGMYGGTGVFLLGSLDVPARRDQAYYAGFSVLAGIAVIAAAMFLERVCKLPEDHDDDHKGVARA, from the coding sequence GTGGGGCAATTGCGGATCCGGGTTCTGTTCGGCATCTTCGCCGTGGCCGGGGTGCTCTCCTGGGGCGGGACACGCCTCTGGGACTCCCTCGGCACCCTGCCCAGCGTCCCCCTCGCCGCGCCCATCGTGCTCGCGGTGATCGCCGTCGTCCTCACGGCGACGGCGCTCTCCCTGCGGTCCCGGCTGCGCGCCCAGCGTGAGCGCCGGCCCGGTGCCAAGGGGGTGGATCCGATGATGGCGGCCCGTGCCGTCGTTTTCGGCCACGCGAGCGCGCTGGTCGCGGCGCTGGTCGCCGGGATGTACGGCGGGACGGGCGTCTTCCTGCTCGGCTCCCTCGACGTCCCCGCCCGGCGGGACCAGGCGTACTACGCGGGATTCTCGGTGCTGGCCGGCATCGCGGTGATCGCCGCCGCGATGTTTTTGGAGCGTGTCTGCAAGCTGCCGGAAGATCACGACGACGACCACAAGGGCGTCGCCCGCGCCTGA
- a CDS encoding sensor histidine kinase: MQRLYDFLRRHPTGVDSFWAVVLFGFSVLWVGVESNTGAERMLVALVVVLLLSLTVALRRRAPDKMLLLIAVLGVVQLLADISVNPADFAMLALIYTVAARGGPRWATRLGLIGGVAAAPLASLRWPSTEASFSGQVFLTVVLTVPFVLAWVLGDSIRTRRAYFAELEERATRLEKEREAQAKVAVAAERARIARELHDVVAHNVSVMVVQADGAAYVLDSAPEQARQALETISGTGRQALAEMRRLLGVLRTGDVKESGEYVPQPDVRQIEDLVEQVRSAGLTVDFKVEGTPRSLPSGVELTAYRIVQEALTNSRKHGGPDVRASVRLVYFDDGLGLLVEDDGRGAGHEMYVDGGADGRGHGLIGMRERVGMVGGTLDAGPRPGGGFRISALLPLKPAH; this comes from the coding sequence GTGCAGCGTCTCTATGATTTTCTCCGCAGGCACCCGACGGGCGTCGACAGCTTCTGGGCTGTGGTGCTCTTCGGGTTCTCCGTGCTGTGGGTGGGGGTGGAGAGCAACACCGGCGCCGAGCGGATGCTCGTGGCCCTCGTCGTCGTCCTTCTGCTGTCGCTGACCGTCGCGCTGCGCCGACGTGCCCCGGACAAGATGCTGCTGCTCATCGCCGTCCTGGGCGTGGTCCAGCTGCTGGCCGATATCAGCGTCAATCCGGCGGACTTCGCCATGCTGGCGCTGATCTACACGGTCGCCGCCCGAGGCGGCCCCCGCTGGGCCACCCGGCTGGGGCTGATCGGCGGGGTGGCCGCGGCGCCGCTGGCATCACTGCGCTGGCCTTCCACCGAGGCCAGCTTCAGCGGGCAGGTCTTCCTGACCGTCGTGCTGACCGTGCCCTTCGTGCTCGCCTGGGTGCTCGGCGACTCCATCCGTACTCGTCGCGCCTACTTCGCCGAGCTGGAGGAGCGCGCCACCCGGCTGGAGAAGGAGCGCGAGGCGCAGGCCAAGGTGGCCGTCGCGGCCGAGCGCGCGCGGATCGCCCGGGAGCTGCACGACGTCGTCGCGCACAACGTCTCCGTGATGGTCGTCCAGGCCGACGGCGCCGCCTATGTCCTGGACAGCGCCCCCGAGCAGGCCAGACAGGCCCTGGAGACCATCTCGGGCACCGGACGGCAGGCGCTGGCGGAGATGCGCCGGCTGCTCGGTGTGCTGCGGACCGGGGATGTGAAGGAGAGCGGCGAGTACGTGCCGCAGCCCGACGTCCGGCAGATAGAGGATCTGGTCGAACAGGTGCGGTCGGCGGGGCTCACCGTGGACTTCAAGGTCGAGGGCACCCCCCGGTCGCTGCCGAGCGGGGTGGAGCTCACCGCGTACCGGATCGTGCAGGAGGCCCTGACGAACAGCCGTAAGCACGGCGGACCCGATGTGCGAGCCAGCGTGCGTCTGGTCTACTTCGACGACGGGCTCGGACTTCTGGTCGAGGACGACGGGCGCGGCGCGGGCCACGAGATGTACGTGGACGGCGGCGCGGACGGCCGGGGGCACGGTCTCATCGGGATGCGCGAGCGCGTCGGCATGGTCGGCGGCACGCTCGACGCGGGGCCCCGCCCGGGGGGCGGCTTCCGCATCAGCGCGCTCCTTCCACTGAAGCCCGCGCACTGA
- a CDS encoding ABC transporter permease, translated as MSTQSCLAANEWICGEYLRSRSQELIDATVQHIGITVVSVLIGLLVAFPLALLARGKPAFAGPVLGLTTLLYTIPSLAMFSLLLPFFGLSTALVVTGLVLYSLTILVRNIMAGLDSVPAEAKEAARGMGYGSGRLLWEVELPLALPALMAGIRIATVSTIALTTVGSIVGRGGLGNLIEDALPSLFKAQVLTASVLCVLLAVTADLLLLGLQRLLTPWTRIRTGKGRAPRPARAGRTGGPVKVGG; from the coding sequence ATGAGCACTCAAAGCTGTCTGGCGGCGAACGAATGGATCTGCGGAGAGTATCTCCGCTCCCGTAGCCAGGAGTTGATCGATGCGACGGTCCAGCACATCGGGATCACCGTCGTCTCGGTCCTCATCGGGCTGCTCGTGGCCTTTCCACTCGCGCTGCTCGCACGCGGGAAACCGGCTTTCGCCGGTCCCGTACTCGGACTGACCACACTGCTCTACACGATCCCGTCGCTGGCGATGTTCTCGCTGCTCCTGCCGTTCTTCGGGCTGTCGACCGCGCTGGTGGTCACCGGCCTGGTGCTCTACTCCCTGACGATCCTCGTGAGGAACATCATGGCGGGCCTCGACTCCGTCCCCGCGGAAGCCAAGGAGGCCGCCCGCGGGATGGGGTACGGCTCCGGGCGGCTTCTCTGGGAGGTCGAGCTGCCGCTCGCCCTGCCCGCGCTGATGGCGGGGATCCGGATCGCGACGGTCTCCACGATCGCCCTGACGACCGTCGGTTCGATCGTGGGGCGCGGCGGCCTCGGCAATCTCATCGAGGACGCGCTGCCCAGCCTGTTCAAGGCGCAGGTGCTCACCGCCTCCGTGCTCTGCGTGCTGCTGGCGGTCACCGCCGACCTGCTCCTCCTGGGACTCCAACGGCTGCTCACGCCCTGGACGCGCATACGTACGGGCAAGGGCCGCGCGCCGCGTCCGGCGCGCGCGGGGCGGACCGGCGGCCCGGTGAAGGTGGGGGGCTGA
- the folB gene encoding dihydroneopterin aldolase, translating into MIRVDRLALRGLKARGHHGVFPREREEGQTFIVDLVLSLDTRPAAAGDDLTRTVHYGIVAEEVVAVVRGEPVDLIETLAERIAEQCLKHDGVEEVEVTLHKPDAPITVPFDDVTITITRSRV; encoded by the coding sequence GTGATTCGCGTGGACCGTCTCGCGCTGCGCGGCCTCAAGGCCCGTGGGCACCATGGCGTCTTCCCCCGGGAGCGCGAGGAGGGGCAGACCTTCATCGTGGATCTGGTGCTGAGCCTCGACACCCGCCCCGCCGCGGCCGGAGACGACCTGACGAGAACCGTCCACTACGGAATCGTGGCCGAGGAGGTCGTGGCCGTCGTGCGGGGCGAGCCGGTCGACCTGATCGAGACGCTCGCCGAGCGCATCGCGGAGCAGTGTCTGAAACACGACGGCGTCGAAGAGGTCGAGGTGACGCTGCACAAGCCGGACGCCCCGATCACGGTGCCCTTCGACGATGTGACCATCACCATCACCCGGAGCCGAGTATGA
- a CDS encoding nuclear transport factor 2 family protein, whose translation MPSGTDKEQVDALNTAFYEAMERGDLDGLSALWLDGDSPGVSCVHPGWPVLSGRGEVLRSYALIMANTEYIQFFLTDVVVSVAGDTALVTCTENILSGGPAEESGALGPLVGQLVVATNVFRRTPDGWRVWSHHGSPVLAETDDDQDDETPA comes from the coding sequence CTGCCGAGCGGGACCGACAAGGAACAGGTCGACGCCCTCAACACCGCCTTCTACGAAGCCATGGAGCGCGGCGACCTGGACGGACTGTCCGCGCTGTGGCTGGACGGCGACAGCCCCGGCGTCAGCTGCGTCCACCCGGGCTGGCCGGTGCTCTCGGGCCGCGGCGAGGTGCTGCGCTCGTACGCGCTGATCATGGCCAACACCGAGTACATCCAGTTCTTCCTCACGGATGTCGTGGTGTCCGTCGCGGGCGACACCGCTCTCGTGACCTGCACCGAGAACATCCTCAGCGGCGGACCGGCGGAGGAGAGCGGCGCGCTCGGCCCGCTCGTGGGCCAGCTGGTGGTCGCCACGAACGTGTTCCGCCGCACCCCCGACGGCTGGCGGGTCTGGTCCCACCACGGCTCCCCCGTTCTGGCCGAAACCGACGACGACCAGGACGACGAAACTCCCGCGTGA
- a CDS encoding SAM-dependent methyltransferase has protein sequence MESALYGPEGFYRRPEGPAGHFRTSVHASPLFASAVARLLVATAEALDTDEIALVDVGAGRGELLTGVLAAVPDGLAVTPYAVERAARPPGPDARVEWTDRPPAGVRGLLFANEWLDNVPVDVAETGPDGTVRYVLVGPDGTERPGAPVDGADADWLARWWPTAEPGARAEIGRTRDEAWAAAVATLDRGLAVAVDYAHVRGDRPLFGTLTGFRDGREVRPVPDGSCDITAHVALDACKAAVAADARGGAGARGGSAAFVLSQREALHRLGVSGARPPLSLAATDPASYVGALATAGQAAELTARGGLGDFGWLMTPVGTALRDWAP, from the coding sequence ATGGAGAGCGCGCTGTACGGCCCGGAGGGCTTCTACCGGCGCCCTGAGGGACCCGCCGGGCACTTCCGTACCTCCGTGCACGCCTCCCCGCTGTTCGCTTCGGCCGTCGCGCGCCTGCTGGTGGCGACGGCGGAGGCGCTGGACACCGACGAGATCGCGCTGGTCGACGTCGGCGCGGGGCGCGGGGAGCTGCTGACGGGGGTCCTGGCCGCCGTACCGGACGGGCTGGCCGTCACCCCGTACGCCGTCGAACGGGCCGCCCGCCCGCCGGGGCCGGACGCGCGCGTGGAGTGGACCGACCGGCCGCCGGCCGGGGTGCGCGGGCTGCTGTTCGCCAACGAGTGGCTGGACAACGTGCCGGTGGACGTCGCCGAGACCGGACCCGACGGGACGGTGCGGTACGTCCTGGTCGGCCCCGACGGTACGGAGCGGCCCGGCGCCCCGGTCGACGGCGCGGACGCCGACTGGCTGGCGCGCTGGTGGCCGACGGCCGAACCGGGGGCGCGGGCGGAGATCGGGCGCACCCGTGACGAGGCGTGGGCCGCCGCCGTGGCGACCCTGGACCGAGGGCTGGCGGTGGCCGTCGACTACGCCCATGTACGGGGCGACCGGCCGCTGTTCGGGACGCTGACCGGCTTCCGGGACGGCCGCGAGGTGCGCCCGGTGCCGGACGGGAGCTGCGACATCACCGCGCATGTCGCGCTGGACGCCTGCAAGGCGGCGGTCGCGGCGGACGCCAGGGGCGGCGCGGGCGCCCGGGGCGGTTCGGCGGCCTTCGTACTGAGCCAGCGCGAGGCCCTGCACCGCCTCGGTGTCAGCGGGGCGCGCCCGCCGCTCTCCCTCGCCGCGACCGACCCCGCCTCCTACGTGGGCGCGCTCGCCACCGCCGGCCAGGCCGCCGAACTGACCGCCCGCGGCGGTCTCGGCGACTTCGGCTGGCTGATGACCCCCGTCGGGACCGCTCTGAGAGACTGGGCCCCATGA
- a CDS encoding betaine/proline/choline family ABC transporter ATP-binding protein, with the protein MIRFEHVTKRYPDGTTAVDDLSLEVGAGELVTLVGPSGCGKTTTMKMVNRLIEPTEGRIFMDEDDISTIDPVQLRRRIGYVIQQVGLFPHKTILENTATVPHLLGWQRGKGRERAAELLDLVGLDPSVYGDRYPEQLSGGQRQRVGVARALAADPPVLLMDEPFGAVDPVVREHLQNEFLKLQAAVNKTVLFVTHDIEEAVRLGDRIAVYGQGTIEQFDAPAAVLGTPATPYVADFVGADRGLKRLSVTPIEEGDLEQPPVVHLDDPLRAAAAKLSKEGARWAVVLDAEDNLHGWISTEQTASSGTVREHARRMEAWLPVGASLKQAFSTMLQHDAGWIAVIDKEETGRFLGVLTPARLHEALRRSIDADAHAIARTEVELETVAQIAAS; encoded by the coding sequence ATGATCCGATTCGAGCACGTCACCAAGCGGTACCCGGACGGCACCACGGCCGTCGACGACCTCAGCCTGGAGGTCGGAGCGGGCGAGCTGGTCACGCTCGTCGGACCGTCCGGCTGCGGCAAGACCACCACCATGAAGATGGTCAACCGGTTGATCGAACCGACCGAAGGTCGGATATTCATGGACGAGGACGACATATCGACCATCGACCCCGTTCAACTCCGGCGCCGGATCGGTTACGTGATCCAGCAGGTCGGCCTCTTCCCCCACAAGACGATCCTGGAGAACACGGCGACCGTCCCCCATCTTCTGGGCTGGCAGCGCGGCAAGGGCCGTGAGCGCGCTGCCGAACTCCTCGACCTCGTCGGCCTCGACCCGTCCGTCTACGGCGACCGCTACCCCGAGCAGCTCTCCGGCGGACAGCGCCAGCGTGTGGGCGTGGCACGGGCGCTCGCCGCCGACCCGCCCGTCCTGCTGATGGACGAGCCCTTCGGCGCGGTCGACCCCGTCGTACGCGAGCACCTCCAGAACGAGTTCCTGAAGCTCCAGGCCGCCGTCAACAAGACCGTGCTCTTCGTCACTCACGACATCGAGGAGGCGGTCCGGCTCGGTGACCGGATCGCCGTCTACGGGCAGGGCACCATCGAGCAGTTCGACGCCCCCGCCGCCGTGCTGGGCACGCCCGCCACGCCGTACGTCGCCGACTTCGTCGGCGCGGACCGCGGCCTCAAGCGCCTCTCGGTCACGCCGATCGAGGAGGGCGACCTGGAGCAGCCGCCCGTCGTGCATCTGGACGACCCGCTGCGGGCGGCGGCGGCGAAGCTTTCGAAGGAGGGCGCGCGCTGGGCGGTCGTCCTGGACGCCGAGGACAATCTGCACGGCTGGATCTCCACCGAGCAGACCGCCTCGTCCGGCACCGTGCGGGAGCACGCCCGCCGTATGGAGGCATGGCTGCCCGTCGGCGCCTCACTCAAGCAGGCGTTCTCCACGATGCTCCAGCACGACGCCGGCTGGATCGCCGTCATCGACAAGGAGGAGACGGGCCGCTTCCTCGGCGTCCTGACCCCGGCCCGACTGCACGAGGCGCTGCGCCGCTCGATCGACGCGGACGCGCACGCCATCGCGCGCACCGAGGTGGAACTGGAGACGGTCGCGCAGATCGCCGCTTCCTGA
- a CDS encoding response regulator transcription factor, whose protein sequence is MSIRVMLVDDQVLLRTGFRMVLAAQPDMEVVAEAGDGAEAIENLRGTAVDVVLMDVRMPRLDGVEATRRICAEPGAPKVLILTTFDLDEYAFSGLKAGASGFMLKDVPPSELLTAIRAVHSGDAVVAPSTTRRLLDRFSAMLPSGKENGAAYGALERLTGREREVMLLVAQGLSNGEIAARLVLSEATVKTHVGRILTKLGLRDRVQVVVLAYESGLVRAGGGAL, encoded by the coding sequence ATGTCGATCCGCGTGATGCTCGTCGACGACCAGGTGCTGCTGCGCACCGGTTTTCGTATGGTGCTGGCCGCACAGCCGGACATGGAGGTCGTCGCGGAGGCGGGCGACGGCGCGGAGGCGATCGAGAATCTGCGCGGCACCGCCGTGGACGTCGTCCTGATGGACGTCCGCATGCCACGGCTCGACGGTGTGGAGGCGACCCGCCGGATCTGCGCGGAGCCCGGTGCGCCCAAGGTACTCATCCTGACCACGTTCGACCTCGACGAGTACGCCTTCTCCGGGCTCAAGGCGGGCGCCAGCGGCTTCATGCTCAAGGACGTACCGCCGTCCGAACTGCTGACCGCGATCCGCGCCGTGCACAGCGGTGACGCGGTCGTCGCGCCGTCCACGACCCGGCGGCTGCTCGACCGCTTCTCGGCGATGCTGCCGAGCGGCAAGGAGAACGGCGCGGCCTACGGCGCGCTGGAGCGGCTGACCGGCCGCGAGCGCGAAGTCATGCTGCTGGTCGCCCAGGGCCTGTCGAACGGCGAGATCGCCGCCAGGCTGGTGCTCTCCGAGGCGACCGTGAAGACGCACGTCGGCCGCATCCTCACCAAGCTCGGTCTGCGCGACCGGGTGCAGGTCGTGGTGCTCGCGTACGAGTCGGGGCTGGTGCGCGCCGGGGGAGGCGCCCTCTGA
- a CDS encoding ABC transporter permease, which yields MGVLGDAWTWLITGSNWSGEGGALSRLGEHVYVSGVALALACAIALPTAFYLGHIGKGGALAVNISNVGRAIPVFAVLALFMLSPLRNAGYVPTIVALVLFAVPPLLTNAYVGMREVDRAVLEAARGMGMSGRQLFLRVELPLAYPMVMTGLRSASVQVVATATIAAMVGQGGLGRIITAGFNTYDTPQVVAGALLVALLALLVEGVLVAVDRVLDPSPSAAVSRARPPGTHDGAPNGVPSDALSPGDSLPTGDSLPRDRVTKTV from the coding sequence ATGGGTGTCCTGGGTGACGCGTGGACCTGGTTGATCACCGGCTCCAACTGGTCCGGCGAGGGCGGGGCCCTGTCCCGGCTCGGCGAGCATGTGTACGTCAGCGGGGTCGCGCTCGCGCTCGCCTGTGCGATAGCCCTGCCGACGGCCTTCTACCTCGGCCACATCGGCAAGGGCGGCGCGCTCGCCGTCAACATCTCCAACGTGGGGCGGGCGATCCCGGTCTTCGCCGTGCTCGCGCTGTTCATGCTCTCCCCGCTGCGCAACGCCGGCTATGTGCCGACCATCGTCGCGCTCGTGCTCTTCGCCGTGCCGCCGCTGCTGACCAACGCCTACGTGGGTATGCGGGAGGTGGACCGCGCGGTGCTGGAAGCCGCACGGGGCATGGGAATGTCCGGGCGCCAGCTCTTCCTCCGGGTCGAGCTGCCCCTGGCGTACCCGATGGTGATGACCGGACTGCGGTCGGCGTCCGTGCAGGTGGTCGCCACGGCCACCATCGCCGCGATGGTGGGGCAGGGCGGCCTCGGGCGGATCATCACGGCCGGCTTCAACACGTACGACACCCCGCAGGTGGTCGCGGGCGCGCTCCTGGTGGCGCTGCTCGCGCTGCTGGTCGAGGGCGTGCTCGTGGCGGTGGACCGGGTGCTCGACCCGTCTCCTTCCGCCGCCGTCTCCCGGGCACGGCCGCCCGGCACACACGACGGCGCTCCGAACGGCGTTCCGAGCGACGCCCTCAGTCCCGGCGACTCGCTCCCGACGGGTGACTCGCTTCCGCGAGACCGGGTGACGAAGACCGTGTGA
- a CDS encoding ABC transporter substrate-binding protein: MSKISRMAGAVLGAVVLTGSLAACGGDSLESDGGSDKGSGSDKKGSLVVGAAAFTESKVLAELYAQILGDGGYDTSVTTVKNRELYEPSLEKGEIDVVPEYAATLTEFLNAKVNGADEALKTPLASSDTAATVAALEKLAEPRGLKVLPAGKAVDQNAFAVTKEYAEKNNLKTLSDLGASKLKVKIAAGDECEVRPFCAPGLKKTYGIDVVGIDPQGVGTPQAKQAVKDGKDQLVLSTTTDGTLDSFGLVVLEDDKKLQNADNVLPVVNAKDAGSQEIADLLGKLGDALTTEDLAKLNLKVDAERAKPADVAKEYLESKGLIGK; encoded by the coding sequence ATGAGCAAGATCTCGCGCATGGCGGGTGCGGTACTCGGCGCTGTCGTCCTCACCGGCTCGCTCGCCGCGTGCGGCGGCGACAGCCTGGAGTCGGACGGCGGCTCCGACAAGGGCTCGGGCTCCGACAAGAAGGGCTCCCTCGTCGTCGGCGCGGCGGCCTTCACCGAGTCCAAGGTGCTCGCCGAGCTCTACGCGCAGATCCTCGGTGACGGCGGATACGACACCTCCGTCACCACGGTGAAGAACCGCGAGCTGTACGAGCCCTCCCTGGAGAAGGGTGAGATCGACGTCGTCCCGGAGTACGCGGCGACGCTCACCGAATTCCTCAACGCCAAGGTGAACGGCGCGGACGAGGCGTTGAAGACCCCGCTCGCCTCCAGCGACACGGCCGCCACGGTCGCCGCCCTGGAGAAGCTGGCCGAGCCGCGCGGGCTGAAGGTGCTGCCCGCCGGCAAGGCGGTCGACCAGAACGCCTTCGCCGTCACCAAGGAATACGCGGAGAAGAACAACCTCAAGACCCTTTCCGATCTGGGTGCCTCGAAGCTCAAGGTGAAGATCGCCGCGGGCGACGAGTGCGAGGTACGGCCGTTCTGCGCGCCCGGTCTGAAGAAGACGTACGGGATCGATGTCGTCGGTATCGACCCGCAGGGTGTCGGCACGCCGCAGGCCAAGCAGGCGGTGAAGGACGGCAAGGACCAGCTGGTGCTCAGCACCACCACCGACGGCACGCTCGACAGCTTCGGTCTGGTGGTCCTGGAGGACGACAAGAAGCTCCAGAACGCGGACAACGTACTTCCGGTCGTCAATGCCAAGGACGCCGGTTCCCAGGAGATAGCGGACCTTCTCGGCAAACTCGGCGACGCCCTCACGACAGAGGATCTCGCGAAGCTCAACCTGAAGGTCGACGCGGAACGCGCGAAGCCCGCGGATGTCGCCAAGGAGTATCTGGAGTCGAAAGGTCTGATCGGCAAGTAG